A genomic stretch from Chelmon rostratus isolate fCheRos1 chromosome 14, fCheRos1.pri, whole genome shotgun sequence includes:
- the tpte gene encoding putative tyrosine-protein phosphatase TPTE isoform X1 codes for MSSVYFSPGSDSGVNGNVAKMEDAKVEIDDGKDESVVPDTMYHNIRKKIAPFVMSFGFRIFGVILILVDFVLVIVDISLPAKSRDLGNTLEAISLVISFFFLLDVLSRVYVDGVRVYYSSKLNIIDSCVVVITLVVTMIYTFTDLSGTSLIPRVVTFLRVLRILILVRVFRLAAQKKELEKVTRRMVSENKRRYQKDGFDLDLTYVTDRVIAMSFPSSGKQSFYRNPIREVARFLDTKHDGQYKVYNLCSEKGYDPQFFHYRVERVFIDDHNVPSLEDMLKYTASVREWMSADPKNIIAIHCKGGKGRTGTMVCTWLIDSDQFESAQDSLEYFGERRTDKSRSSKFQGVETPSQSRYVGYYEIMKNKFNRQLPPPKSLRVKSIRIHSIAGVGKGDGSDLKMKIIVKNQLVFQCVCAKQQNCTVFPDVGSNAAVISLQEGPVVEGDVKVMFESSAGLPKGYEDVPFYFWFNTSFIVDNKLFLPREELDNPHKPKTWDLYKEDFGVTMFFSEP; via the exons AGATGGAAGATGCTAAAGTGGAGATTGATGATGGAAAGGATGAGAGTGTGGTACCAGACACAATGTATCA CAATATCCGGAAGAAGATAGCACCTTTTGTTATGTCCTTTGGATTTCG TATATTCGGAGTGATACTGATCCTAGTGGACTTTGTGCTGGTTATTGTGGACATCTCCCTGCCAGCCAAGAGCCGAGATCTTGGAAATACCTTAGAGGCCATTTCCCTCGtcatctccttcttctttctccttgATGTACTATCGCGGGTCTATGTGGACGG GGTCAGAGTTTACTACAGCTCCAAGCTGAACATCATAGACTCCTGTGTTGTGGTAATCACTCTGGTGGTCACCATGATCTACACCTTCACTGATCTGTCAGGAACCAGTCTCATTCCCAG GGTGGTGACGTTTCTTCGTGTCCTGAGAATATTAATCCTGGTGAGGGTTTTCAGACTGGCAGCTCagaagaaggagctggagaaggtcACCAGGAGGATG gtttCTGAGAACAAGCGGCGGTATCAGAAGGATGGATTTGACCTCGACCTTACCTATGTCACAG ACCGTGTCATCGCAAtgtctttcccctcctctgGGAAGCAGTCATTCTACAGGAATCCAATCAGA GAAGTGGCGAGGTTCCTAGACACTAAACATGATGGCCAATATAAAGTTTACAACCTGTGCA GTGAGAAAGGCTATGACCCGCAGTTCTTCCACTACAGGGTTGAACGAGTGTTCATTGATGACCACAACGTCCCCTCGTTGGA GGACATGCTGAAATACACAGCAAGCGTGAGGGAGTGGATGTCTGCCGATCCCAAAAACATCATCGCTATTCACTGCAAAGGAGGCAAAG GACGCACAGGCACTATGGTGTGCACCTGGCTTATTGACAGTGACCAGTTTGAGAGCGCACAG GACAGTCTGGAGTATTTtggtgagaggaggacagacaagAGTCGGAGCTCCAAGTTTCAGGGAGTGGAGACTCCTTCTCAG AGCCGCTACGTGGGGTATTACGAGATAATGAAGAACAAGTTCAACAGACAGCTGCCTCCACCTAAAAGCCTCAGGGTCAAGAGCATCCGCATCCACTCCATAGCAG GTGTGGGTAAAGGTGATGGCAGCGATCTCAAGATGAAGATAATTGTGAAGAATCAGCTGGTTTTTCAATGTGTGTGCGCCAAACAGCAGAACTGCACA GTGTTTCCGGATGTGGGAAGCAACGCAGCAGTCATCAGCCTTCAGGAAGGGCCTGTGGTTGAGGGGGACGTGAAGGTCATGTTTGAATCAAGTGCT GGCCTGCCAAAAGGATATGAAGATGTTCCCTTCTACTTCTGGTTCAATACTTCCTTCATAGTGGATAACAA GCTGTTTCTACCCAGGGAAGAGCTGGACAACCCACACAAACCGAAGACCTGGGACCTGTACAAGGAGGACTTTGGTGTTACTATGTTCTTCTCTGAGCCATAA
- the smpd1 gene encoding sphingomyelin phosphodiesterase: MRLPTLLPSAGLLTCALVLLFGSCHPSPTPEKSRLVLVEQLSRTGVGFNWRNITCPLCKAVFTILDVALLSDANEERVARAVGEACIRLHLADEQVCRQITELFRDDFIRALQESLLWPTEACALLVGPSCGKFDIYASWNITLPKVPKPPVKPPSPPKPGSPQSRVLFLTDIHWDQEYEAGTTADCKDPLCCRKDSRSPRWRRREAGYWGTYSKCDLPLRTVENLLENVAAAGPWDWVYWTGDIPAHNVWSQTRKQQLSELTVVSRLIHKHLGPNVTVFPAIGNHESTPVNSFPPPFVHGNRSCAWLYDTMAEEWAPWLSEQALKTLRYGGFYTMEVQPGLRVVSLNMNFCARENFWLMVNSTDPANQLQWLVHILQASEDKGEKVHIIGHIPPGLCLSSWSWNYYHIVNRYENTITGQFFGHTHMDEFQMFYDEEAMTRPLGVAYIAPSVTTYINLNPGYRVYYVDGNYQGSSRLVLDHETYILNLTEVNHSPGAPSGPQQNPKWTLLYRATKAYGLTSLFPSDYDGLMRTFLSDDRVFQRFWYLRHKGHVSEPCKDTCKTTLLCFLRSGRSDELDQCDLLNGFEGNLARAARKTLC; encoded by the exons ATGAGGCTCCCCACCCTGCTGCCCTCCGCCGGGCTGCTAACCTGCGCTCTGGTACTACTGTTCGGGTCCTGTCATCCTTCACCGACCCCAGAGAAGTCCAGGCTGGTGCTCGTGGAGCAGCTCAGCCGCACCGGGGTCGGATTTAACTGGAGAAATATCACCTGCCCCTTGTGCAAAGCTGTCTTCACCATCCTGGATGTCGCCCTTCTG AGCGATGCAAATGAAGAGCGAGTGGCGCGGGCAGTCGGTGAGGCGTGTATCCGCCTCCATCTGGCTGATGAGCAAGTTTGCCGGCAAATAACGGAGCTGTTCAGGGATGACTTTATCCGGGCGTTGCAGGAGTCCTTGCTGTGGCCCACTGAAGCGTGCGCCCTGCTGGTGGGCCCCTCCTGCGGCAAATTTGACATCTACGCATCCTGGAACATCACTTTGCCAAAGGTCCCCAAGCCCCCTGTTAAACCACCCTCTCCACCCAAACCGGGTTCTCCACAGAGCAGGGTCCTGTTTCTGACTGACATCCACTGGGACCAG GAGTATGAAGCAGGCACCACCGCAGACTGCAAGGACCCTCTGTGTTGCCGCAAAGACTCCAGATCTCCCCGCTGGAGGCGGAGGGAGGCCGGGTACTGGGGAACCTACAGTAAGTGTGACCTGCCTTTACGAACGGTGGAGAACCTCCTGGAAAACGTGGCCGCAGCTGGACCCTGGGATTGGGTCTACTGGACCGGAGACATACCAGCGCACAATGTTTGGTCTCAGAccaggaaacagcagctgtcagagctTACAGTCGTCTCCAGGCTCATCCACAA ACACCTGGGACCTAATGTGACAGTCTTCCCCGCTATAGGAAACCACGAGAGTACGCCAGTGAACAGCTTCCCACCGCCCTTTGTTCACGGCAACAGATCCTGCGCCTGGCTCTACGATACAATGGCAGAGGAATGGGCACCATGGTTATCAGAGCAGGCTTTGAAAACTTTGAG ATATGGAGGATTCTATACGATGGAGGTCCAGCCTGGCCTAAGGGTGGTCTCTCTCAACATGAACTTCTGTGCTCGAGAAAACTTCTGGCTGATGGTGAACTCTACCGATCCTGCTAACCAGCTGCAGTGGCTGGTCCACATTCTGCAGGCCAGCGAGGACAAAGGGGAAAAG GTACATATCATTGGTCACATCCCACCTGGCCTGTGTCTtagcagctggagctggaacTACTATCACATTGTCAACAG ATATGAAAATACAATTACTGGACAGTTTTTTGGCCATACACACATGGATGAGTTCCAGATGTTTTATGATGAGGAGGCCATGACCCGCCCATTAGGAGTAGCCTACATTGCTCCCAGTGTCACTACTTACATTAATCTTAACCCAG GGTACCGTGTCTACTACGTGGATGGGAATTACCAAGGCAGCTCTCGGCTGGTGCTCGACCACGAAACCTACATCCTGAACCTCACAGAGGTAAACCACAGTCCAGGAGCGCCAAGTGGCCCACAGCAGAACCCCAAATGGACACTTCTATATCGTGCAACCAAGGCCTATGGTCTGACCAGCCTGTTCCCCTCTGACTACGACGGGCTGATGCGGACCTTTCTCAGCGATGACCGGGTATTCCAGAGGTTCTGGTACCTGAGACATAAAGGACACGTGTCAGAGCCCTGCAAGGATACGTGCAAAACTACATTGCTCTGCTTTCTGCGAAGCGGGCGGTCCGATGAGCTGGATCAGTGCGACCTCCTCAATGGTTTTGAAGGAAACTTGGCCCGGGCTGCCAGAAAAACCCTGTGTTGA
- the tpte gene encoding putative tyrosine-protein phosphatase TPTE isoform X2, whose product MEDAKVEIDDGKDESVVPDTMYHNIRKKIAPFVMSFGFRIFGVILILVDFVLVIVDISLPAKSRDLGNTLEAISLVISFFFLLDVLSRVYVDGVRVYYSSKLNIIDSCVVVITLVVTMIYTFTDLSGTSLIPRVVTFLRVLRILILVRVFRLAAQKKELEKVTRRMVSENKRRYQKDGFDLDLTYVTDRVIAMSFPSSGKQSFYRNPIREVARFLDTKHDGQYKVYNLCSEKGYDPQFFHYRVERVFIDDHNVPSLEDMLKYTASVREWMSADPKNIIAIHCKGGKGRTGTMVCTWLIDSDQFESAQDSLEYFGERRTDKSRSSKFQGVETPSQSRYVGYYEIMKNKFNRQLPPPKSLRVKSIRIHSIAGVGKGDGSDLKMKIIVKNQLVFQCVCAKQQNCTVFPDVGSNAAVISLQEGPVVEGDVKVMFESSAGLPKGYEDVPFYFWFNTSFIVDNKLFLPREELDNPHKPKTWDLYKEDFGVTMFFSEP is encoded by the exons ATGGAAGATGCTAAAGTGGAGATTGATGATGGAAAGGATGAGAGTGTGGTACCAGACACAATGTATCA CAATATCCGGAAGAAGATAGCACCTTTTGTTATGTCCTTTGGATTTCG TATATTCGGAGTGATACTGATCCTAGTGGACTTTGTGCTGGTTATTGTGGACATCTCCCTGCCAGCCAAGAGCCGAGATCTTGGAAATACCTTAGAGGCCATTTCCCTCGtcatctccttcttctttctccttgATGTACTATCGCGGGTCTATGTGGACGG GGTCAGAGTTTACTACAGCTCCAAGCTGAACATCATAGACTCCTGTGTTGTGGTAATCACTCTGGTGGTCACCATGATCTACACCTTCACTGATCTGTCAGGAACCAGTCTCATTCCCAG GGTGGTGACGTTTCTTCGTGTCCTGAGAATATTAATCCTGGTGAGGGTTTTCAGACTGGCAGCTCagaagaaggagctggagaaggtcACCAGGAGGATG gtttCTGAGAACAAGCGGCGGTATCAGAAGGATGGATTTGACCTCGACCTTACCTATGTCACAG ACCGTGTCATCGCAAtgtctttcccctcctctgGGAAGCAGTCATTCTACAGGAATCCAATCAGA GAAGTGGCGAGGTTCCTAGACACTAAACATGATGGCCAATATAAAGTTTACAACCTGTGCA GTGAGAAAGGCTATGACCCGCAGTTCTTCCACTACAGGGTTGAACGAGTGTTCATTGATGACCACAACGTCCCCTCGTTGGA GGACATGCTGAAATACACAGCAAGCGTGAGGGAGTGGATGTCTGCCGATCCCAAAAACATCATCGCTATTCACTGCAAAGGAGGCAAAG GACGCACAGGCACTATGGTGTGCACCTGGCTTATTGACAGTGACCAGTTTGAGAGCGCACAG GACAGTCTGGAGTATTTtggtgagaggaggacagacaagAGTCGGAGCTCCAAGTTTCAGGGAGTGGAGACTCCTTCTCAG AGCCGCTACGTGGGGTATTACGAGATAATGAAGAACAAGTTCAACAGACAGCTGCCTCCACCTAAAAGCCTCAGGGTCAAGAGCATCCGCATCCACTCCATAGCAG GTGTGGGTAAAGGTGATGGCAGCGATCTCAAGATGAAGATAATTGTGAAGAATCAGCTGGTTTTTCAATGTGTGTGCGCCAAACAGCAGAACTGCACA GTGTTTCCGGATGTGGGAAGCAACGCAGCAGTCATCAGCCTTCAGGAAGGGCCTGTGGTTGAGGGGGACGTGAAGGTCATGTTTGAATCAAGTGCT GGCCTGCCAAAAGGATATGAAGATGTTCCCTTCTACTTCTGGTTCAATACTTCCTTCATAGTGGATAACAA GCTGTTTCTACCCAGGGAAGAGCTGGACAACCCACACAAACCGAAGACCTGGGACCTGTACAAGGAGGACTTTGGTGTTACTATGTTCTTCTCTGAGCCATAA